In Phormidium ambiguum IAM M-71, the genomic window CTAACGGCTTTGTCAAGCGTTTAAAAAAACTTTTTTGGGGAAGGTTCGGAAGTCTCTTTTGGAGCGGGTTTTGAGTTAAGTTATCTCCAGAAGGCTAAAAGTTACAGAGGAAAAAATTTAAGTGGTTAGTGGAACTCCTGTTTTGCCATCTTGGTTGGTTTTGGATTCGATTCTACAGAATTGGTTGTTGGAGGATTTGGGGCGGGGCGATCGCACAACACAATGCCTATTATCAGGACAGGTGCGAATAGGAAGGGCTGAGTGGATTGCTAAAGAAGCGGGGATCATCGCTGGATTACCTATTGCTGCGAGAGTATTTCAGATGATGAGTCAGCAAGTTCGCTTTGTACCTATAGTTGCTGAGGGAACTTGGTGTGAAAAAAGGGATGTGATTGCGCGAATACATGGGCCTGCGGATGCACTATTAATGGGAGAACGGGTGGCGTTAAATATAGTGATGCACTTGAGTGGGATTGCATCTCTGACTCGGCAATATGTAGATAAGATTGGTGATTTACCAGTGAAGTTGGTGGATACACGCAAAACTAGACCAGGTTTGAGATTATTGGAAAAGTATGCTTCGCAAGTGGGTGGTGCGGTAAATCATCGTATGGGCTTGGATGATGCGGTGATGATCAAGGATAATCATATTCAGGCGGCTGGTGGAATTGGAAATGCGATCGCCAGAATTCGTGCTCAAATGCCCTTTCCATTAACAATAGAAGTAGAAACAGAAAATATTAATCAAATCAAGGAAGCTTTAGAACATGGTGCAGATATTATCATGCTAGATAATATGCCCGTAGAAATGATGTACCAAGCAGTAGAGATTATCCGTCAGTGTAATAATCGGATCAAAATTGAAGCATCAGGCAACATTACTTTGGAAAATATTCGTGCAGTAGCTGAAACTGGGATAGACTATATTTCCACCAGCGCCCCTATTACTCGTTCTACTTGGTTAGATGTGAGTATGAAGCTGGATATGAATACCATGAGTTAAAAGAGAAGCTGCTTAATTTGTAGCAAAAGATCCCCATGAATTCCACTATTGAACAACTAAAACCCAAATTTCAGCAAGCTTTGATTGCAGCGTTTGGCATAGATTATGCTGAAATAGATCCAATGTTGGTGTCTGCTAGCAATCCTAAATTTGGTGATTATCAATCTAACATTGCTTTAGGACTTTCCAAGCAATTGAAACAATCACCAAGAGCGATCGCAGAAACAATAATTCAGCATCTTGAGATAGGAGAAATTTGCCAGAATCCAGAAATAGCTGGGCCTGGTTTTATCAACTTGACTGTTAAACCAGAATATTTAGAAAAGCAAATAAATTCTATTCAAGGAGATCCTCGTTTAGGAATTTTACCAGCCAAAAATCCGCAGCGAGTAATTGTTGATTTTTCTAGTCCTAATATTGCCAAAGAAATGCACGTTGGACATTTACGTTCAACAATTATTGGTGATTGTATTGCTCGGATATTAGAATTTCAAGGTGAAGATGTTCTTCGATTGAATCATGTAGGGGACTGGGGAACTCAATTTGGAATGTTGATTGCTTATTTGAGAGAAGTTCACCCCGAAGCTTTGACTACGGCAAATGCTCTAGATTTAGGTGATTTAGTTACCTTTTACAAGCAAGCTAAAAAGCGGTTTGATGAGGATGAAGTTTTCCAAGAAATAGCAAGGAAAGAGGTTGTAAAACTACAATCAGGTGCGGAAGATTCGCGTCGGGCATGGCTGTTACTTTGCGAACAATCACGGCGGGAATTTCAAGTAATTTACGATCGATTAGATATTGAATTAGCTGAAAGAGGAGAATCTTTTTATAATCCCCTATTACCCGATGTTGTCGAAGATTTGACAAAGACAGGATTACTCGAAGAAGATGCTGGCGCAAAATGCGTTTTTCTTGAGGGTTTTAGTAACAAAGAAGGTCAACCTTTGCCTTTGATTGTGCAAAAATCTGATGGTGGTTATAATTATGCAACTACGGATTTAGCTGCATTACGTTATCGGATTTTTCAAGATCGTGCCGAAAGAATAATTTATGTTACTGATGCAGGGCAAGCAAATCATTTTACACAGGTTTTTCAAGTAGCGAAAAGGGCTGGTTGGCTTCCTGAAAGTATAGAATTAGTTCATGTTTCTTTTGGATTGGTATTGGGTGAAGATAACAAGAAATTAAAAACTCGTTCTGGAGAAACGGTACGGTTAAAGGATTTATTGGATGAAGCGATCGATCGCGCCCGTGCCGATTTAGAAGCTAGACTAAAAGAAGATAATCGCCAAGAATCTGAAGAGTTTATTGCTAATGTTGCTCGAGTAATTGGTATTAGTGCGGTTAAGTATGCTGACTTAAGCCAAAATCGCAATAGCAATTACGTCTTTAGTTTCGATAAAATGCTTTCTCTTCAAGGAAATACAGCACCTTATTTACTGTATGCTTATGCGCGGATTCGGAGCATTGGGCGGAAGGGTAATATAGACTTTGAGCAATTGCAAAAAGATGCTCAAGTGCTATTACAAGAAGATGAAGAATTGGTGCTAGCTAAACATTTGCTTCAATTGAGTGAAGTTCTAAGAAATATTGAGCAAGATTTGCTACCTAATCGTCTTTGTGAGTACTTGTATGAACTGAGTAAAAAGTTTAACAAGTTTTATGAAGAATGCGATGTATTGAAAGCAGAAGAATCGCAAAGAAGTTCACGATTAATTCTTTGTGATATCACTGCTAGAACTCTCAAATTAGGTTTGTCTTTGTTGGGAATTCAGGTGTTGGAGAGGATGTAGTTATTTTGTATGGGCAGATTTAGCAGAAAATTCTTCAGCTAAACTGCTCTATTATTTTAAGTAGGTGAAAGGAATAAAGTAGGACTTAAGTAAAGGCTCTATTTGTAGGGTGCGTTACGTTAGCACTAAAGCACCACTTCACTACACTTATTGAAGTCGGACAAACACCGACAGAAAATTGCTTAGGAATGCGATCGAGCTTAGAGTTTGAATATAATCCTTAGTTAAATTATTTGGTGCGTTACACTGTGTTAACGCACCCTACGTTTAAACGATGATTTTTTGGTATTCTTGTTCGGTAATAATATCTTTGGTGCTTTCTAGCCGATCTAAAAATACCATGCCTTCAAGATGATCGTATTCATGTTGAAAAATTCTGGCTACAAAATCAGTTAATTCTTGTTTTTCTAACTTGCCATCTCTGGTGGTGTATTCAACTTCAATTGTCTGATATCTAGGAACTAAACCGCGAATTCCCGGAACACTCAAACAACCTTCCCAATCTTTTACTATTTCTGTTGAATGTGCAACAATACGAGGATTAATCATTGCTGTTGGTGACATTGAGGGAGCGTTGGGATATCTGAGAGTGGGACGAGACGCAACAATAAATAGACGATACGATTGTGCTACTTGGGGTGCAGCTATCCCAACGCCATTCGCGGATACGGCAGTTTTAATTAAATCATCAATTAGTTTTTGAATTAGTTCATCATGAACATCATGAATAGGTTGGGCTTGTTGACGCAAGATGGGATTACCAAGTTGGGAGATTTGTAAAATTTCAGACATGGTTATTCAAGATTTGGGATTAATGAAAATTGCAACTAGAATAGTAACTAACTATTAGTTTAAGGTTCTTCATCCATTGTGGTGGCAGTGGGGAGAGTGCCAAGTTGGACTTGCAAATTTTGAGTTTGATTGTTGCGTTGGAGTTGAATTGGTAAACGATCGCCAACTTTATATTTTTCAATTTCATCCTGTACTTGGTCGGATTTGGTAACTGCGCGATCGCCAATTTTTTGAATTATATCTCCAGGCTTCATTCCTGCCCTAGCTGCCGGAGAATTTCGTACAATGCGAACAACTAACACTCCTCGATCGGCAGTAATATTAATTTCGCCATTGCTAGCAACTTTCAACTTTTCTTTAACTTCGGGACTTAAATTAACCATCTGCACGCCGATGAAAGGATGTTCAACTTTCCCTTTAGTAATTAATTGTTGAGCAATTTGTTGGGCGCGATTGATGGGAATTGCAAAACCTAAACCTTGAGCGCCGCCAATAATTGCTGTATTAATTCCAACTACTTCACCACGCGCATTTAACAAAGGGCCACCAGAATTACCTGGATTAATCGCGGCATCTGTTTGAATAAAACCGATGCGTTTGTCGGGAACGCCTACTTGGGAACTACTGCGATCGGTAGCACTAATTACACCTACAGTAACAGTTTTATCTAAACCAAGGGGATTACCAATTGCGATCGCCCATTCTCCAGGTTGTAACCTTTCCGAATTACCTATAGCAACTGTAGGCAAATTTTTCGCATTAATTTTTACGACTGCAATATCAGTTACTTTATCTTGACCCAAAACTTTACCAGTAAAACTCCGACCATCACTCAGAGTTACTTTAACTGTATCCGCACCATCAATCACATGAGCATTAGTGAGAACTTGTCCTTCAGTATTAATCAAAAAACCCGATCCTGTTCCTTGTTGTACTCTGCGGGAAGGTGGAGGCGCACCAAAAAATCGGCGCGAAAATGGATCGCCGTATCCTTGAGCCATATCTGTTCTGACTCTGCGGGAAGAATCAATTCTTACTACTGCTGGGCCAACTTTATCCACCGCCTCGACCACAAAGTTAGAAGTCCTCGAATTTGTTTGGGAAACTGGTGAAACTGGAAGAGGAGAGTTTTGAATTTCATTTTTGGATGAATCATTTTCACCCTCCAAAGTGGAAGGCTGAGAACACCCGGTTAAAAATGCTATTCCTGCTGCTACGATTAGCAACACCCGCTGAATAGTTGGTTTTTTTCCAGAAAAATTGGCCAATGTCATGGTTTTAGTAAATCAAGTATCTATTTCTTATACTGCACGAACCAGATTAACCTTGCTTAATTTAGATCTCTGACTGTAGAGTTGCTAAGCTGATGACATAATTGTGTTTTGCCTGTTAGTGCTAGGGGAAAAGCTTGTGGATGTTGGTCTTGAGAGTCTCTGGAGTCAAGTATTGGAACGGTTGCAGGTACAATTAAGCCGCCCCACTTTTGAAACTTGGATAAAAACTGCATCGGCGGAACAGTTAGAAAATAATTGTTTGGTGATTCGCACACCTAATCCATTTGCACGGAATTGGCTTCAGAAGTACTATATCAAGACGATCGCAGATGTGGTACAAGACATTTTAGGTCATCCAGTAGAAATTTACTTCACTGTTGACCAAGGTGAAGCAACTTCTACTAATGCTGACACCCAAATTTTTTGGCCTTTACCAGACGAAGCGAAAACTTCCGAAAATGTGGAGAGAAATCGACCAAAACCAAATACTCTCAATCCTAAGCACGTTTTTTCCCGCTTTGTAGTTGGGCCGAATAATCGCATGGCGCACGCTGCATCTTTAGCCGTTGCGGAATCTCCCGGAAGAGAGTTTAATCCTTTGTTTCTTTGCGGTGGAGTTGGGTTAGGAAAAACTCATTTAATGCAAGCGATCGGTCATTATCGCTTAGAAATTGCCCCTGATTCTAAAATATTTTATGTTTCCACTGAGCAATTTACTAATGATTTAATTGCCGCGATTCGTAAGGATAGTATGCAGAGTTTTCGGGAACATTATCGGGCGGCTGATGTAATTTTAGTCGATGATATTCAATTTATTGAAGGTAAAGAATATACGCAAGAAGAGTTTTTTCATACTTTTAATACTTTACACGAAGCTGGTAAACAGGTGGTTTTAGCGTCCGATCGGCCCCCAAATCAAATTCCCCGCTTACAAGAACGGCTTTGTTCCCGCTTTTCGATGGGCTTAATTGCTGATATTCAACCGCCAGATTTAGAAACGAGAATGGCAATATTGCAAAAGAAAGCTGAATATGAAAATATGCGATTGCCTCGTGATGTCATTGAATATATTGCAACTAATTACACTTCTAATATTCGAGAATTAGAAGGTGCTTTAATTCGGGCTGTGGCTTATATGTCAATTTCTGGATTACCGATGACGGTGGAAAATATTGCACCGATTTTAAATCCACCAACTGAGAAAGTAATGGTAACTCCAGATGCAGTTTTAATGGTAATTACTGATGCTTTTAATATTTCTATTGATGATTTAAAAGGCAATTCTCGCCGTCGAGAAATTAGCGTAGCGAGACAAATTGGAATGTATTTGATGCGCCAACATACTGATTTGAGTTTACCGCGAATTGGTGAAGAATTTGGGGGTAAAGATCATACAACTGTGATGTATAGTTGTGACAAAATTGCTCAGTTGCGAGATAGCGATCCGAGTATGGCACAGAGTTTGCGGCAGTTGAGCGATCGCATAAACTTAGCAAGTCGAGGATAAGCGATCGCACAACCCAAAAATTCCAGCTAAACTGAGGGCAGGATTGCTCAAATATCTCTAGTCATGACTGTTGCCAAAGACTTAGAAATCTTAAATGACGATCTAGAAGCTGATGTCCCAGAGGATGTTATATTTCCTCCAGGTGACTTGCTCAGTGATGAACCACCCTTGGAAAACGAACTCCATTTACGACAGTTAATATTGTTAATTCAATGCCTGGAATGGTTATGGCGCGACAGGCAAGACTTTTATGCTTTTGGTAATTTGACAATTTATTATAGTCCCCGTCAACGCAAATCAGAGAACTTCCGAGGTCCCGACTTTTTCGTGGTTTTAGGAACTGAGCGAAAACCGCGCAAAAGTTGGGTAGTTTGGGAAGAAGATGGCAAGTATCCCAATGTAATTGTAGAGGTGCTTTCTCCCAAAACAGCAAAGATCGATCGGGGTTTGAAGAAGCAGCTGTACCAGGATACGTTTCGGACACCCGATTATTTTTGGTTTGACCCTAAAACGCTTGAATTCAAAGGGTTTCATCTGGTTGATGGACGATATCAAGAACTCGTCCCAAACGAACAAGGGAGGTTGTGGAGCGAGCAGCTAGGATTGTGGTTAGGGATTCATGAGTCAATGCTGCGCTTGTTTACACAAGAAGGAGAATTAATCCCTGCACCGGAAGAAGCTGTAGAGCAAGAACGCCAGCTTAAGGAACAGGAACGCCAGCTTAAGGAACAGGAACAGCAACGAGCCGAACGGATGGCTCAGAAGTTACGAGAATTGGGTATCGATCCGACGAATTTGTAGGTTGGCGATCGCATAGATTAATCTGAAATTAGCGATCGCTTACCGCCAATCCCCCTGCACAGTAAAAGCTGCCCAATAATAAGGCGATCGCCTATCCTGAGAATTCCACATTTCCAATTGTGCCTCTCGCAAAGCCTGAACCGGATTTTTTCCCCCTTGCAAAATCTTCTGATAAAACTTCGCCATTAACTCCGAAGTCGCCGCATCATTCACACTCCACAAACTTACAACCACCCGCCTTGACCCTGCATACATAAAGCCTCTTGTCAAGCCCACCAAACCTTCACCTTTAACATTTTCACCCAATCCCGTTTCGCAAGCACTTAAAACTACTAATTCCGCAGGTAAATTCAGGTTAAAAATATCATGAAGGCGCAAAAAACCATCTTGAGATTTGCCATTTTGATCGTAAAGAGATAGCACAATTCCTGATAGTTCAGGATTGACAGGATCGAGTAAACCGTGAGTCGCAAAGTGGATAATTTGATATTGGGATAAATCGGGATTAGTTGCTATTTGACGAGAAGCATCAAAATCAAAAGCTTGCAAACGTTGCCCTTGGGAAACGAGGGCGAGAATTTTATCAGCTTCAGTGCGAGTGTATTTTAGGCGATCGAATATTCTCCCACCTCCATCTTCCCCTAAACCTAAGTTGCGGGCGGCACGATTCAAACTAAGCTGGGATAATGTATTGTTAGTTGGTGTGGGTGGATTGCCGGAAATGCGAGAATCTTTGGGACTAAAAACAGGGTCGGCAATCACAGCGACAGTTTTGGCGACAGGTGTACGATTTTGCAGTTGGCGACGTTGAATGGCAACAGTTGAGGCAGAAGGAAGGGTAACAATTTCGTTTTGAACTAACAGCGGATTGGTGGGAGAATCGGGGAGAGGTAATGCGGTAAAGGGAACAAATTGTAATGCTCCATCTCCGACAATTAGTAAGCGTTTATTACCCAATTGATCGGCAACAGGGGCAAGAAGTATTTTACTCAGCGGCAGTCCGGTATCGAGAGTTGCGGCATTATTTTTAGTAACAGATTCGCGGAAAGTTTTCACAGCAGCTTCGATTTCACTTTCTTTGGGAAGTACGTAACTGGTAATGCTGTTTTTGGTGACTGCCCAAAGAAAACTGCGGTCTTGACCAAGAGAATATTGTAAAAGTAAAGTATCGTCATCGAGTACCTGTTGTTGAATCTGTTGGAGATTCAAAGGTTGGGGATATTTCAGGTCAGCGTAGCGAGGACTATTGATGCGAATTTGGGCTTCTAGTTGTTTGAGTTGGGTGAGAATATGATCGCTTTTTTGTTTAATTTCATTTAGTTCTTGTTCACTATATTGACCGCTTTGTAGTTGATATCTGCGATTTTCTAAGGCGTTGAGTTGTTGTTGTAAATTGCGTTCTTGTTCTAACAGTTTGGGGTCAACACCAGTACGAATGTTAGCGGTAGCTTCGGTGAGGAGTTCCAGGAGACTTCGGGCGCGGGCACGTTCGCTAATGTGCAAGGCTTCACCATCATATCCTTTGTTGGGGTTTTGTTGGTGCAGTTGCATTAATAAGTCGATGTAAAACTGATAATAATCTTGGTTGCGTGCAAAGTAAGATTGTCGCAGTTCTTGGCTAGCGATTTGGGTGCGGAGTGATTCAATAATATTAATAGCAGTTTCGATTTGGGTTTTGGCTGCTGTGAGATTATTTTGTTGGCGGTTAAAGAGGGCTTGATTGTAGAGAATGTGAGCTTCTTCTGTTTTGTAACCGAGTTGTTGGGATAGGGATAAGGCTTGGTTGTAGTGTTCTATTGCGGTAGAATTTTGGCCTAAAGCAGCGTGAATTTTTCCTAGTTGATTGAGGATGGTGGTTTGTTTTACTTTGTCGTTTAGGTTGCGGGAAATGATGAGAGACTGGTTGTAGGCGTTGAGGGCGGTTGACCATTCTTCTGAAGCAATGTATGTATTACCAATGCCCATGAGGGCAGTAGCTTCGGCAGTTAGATCGCCTGCGGGTCGGGAGATAATTAAGCCTTTGTTGTAGGATTCTAAGGCATTTTCCCATTTTTCCGTAGCAGCTTGAATATCGCCAATGTTGTTGAAGGTGATGGCTGCACCTCCATAGTCGTTTAATTGATAAAACAAGGGCAACGCTTGGTTATAGTAATCAACAGCAGTTTTCGGGTCAGCTAAATCGTTGTACAGTTGACCGAGACTGTTGAGGATAATGGCTTCTTCTGCTCTAGCACCAACTTGTCGAGATAAGGGCAAAGCTTGGTTGTAGGAGTCTAGGGCAGATTGAAATTGACCAAGATTGGCATAAATGTTGCCAATTAATACGAGAGTCAGTGCTGCTTTGGCGTGGTTATTATCTGCACGATAAAGTTTAAAAGCTTCTTGCAACTGTTGAATCGCAAGTTGTTTCGACTCAACAGTTCCTTGCTGATTTAATTGAATTCCTTGTTGAAATGCTGCTGCTGCTTGTAGAGCGTTATTCTCTGATATACCGACCTCAAAGGTTTGGAGGACGGATGTTTGCTCTTGGGCTGCAATCGCGGCTGATAAATCCCACAGGCGGGCGGTTCTATCCATAATAGTGAGAATTTGGCGACTATCCGGGCTAAATACTGGACTGTTCCCCCAGAACACAGCAAGTAGATTACCAGAAGTATCCCATAGGCGGGCAATTTTATCATCACTAGCAGTGAGAATTTGGCGACCATCCGGGCTAAATACTGCACTGTTTCCCCGGAACACAGCAAGTAGATTACCAGAAGTATCCCATAGGCGGGCAATTTTATCATCACTAGCAGTGAGAATTTGGCGACCATCCGGGCTAAATACTGCACTGTTTCCCCGGAACACAGCAAGTAGATTACCAGAAGTATCCCATAGGCGGGCAATTTTATCATCACTAGCAGTGAGAATTTGGCGACCATCCGGGCTAAATACTGCACTGTTTCCCCGGAACACAGCAAGTAGATTACCAGAAGTATCCCATAGGCGGGCAATTTTATCATCACTAGCGGGGTTATCGTGACTAGCAGTGAGGATGTGGCGACCATCCGGGCTAAATACTGCACTGGCGATACTGATCTCATGCCCCCGGAACACAGCAAGTAGATTACCAGAAGTATCCCATAGGCGGGCGGTGTTATCGTGACTAGCAGTGAGGATGTGGCGACCATCCGGGCTAAATACTGCACTGGTGATACTAATCTCATGCCCCCGGAACACAGCCAAGAGATTACCAGAAATATCCCACAGGCTGGCGATTTTATCATCACTAGCAGTGAGGATGTGGCAACCATTTGGGCTAAATACTGCACTGTTGACCCCACCCTCATGCCCTCCATGCCTTCGCCCTCGGAACACAACCAGGAGATTGCCTGATGTATCCCACAGACGGGCGGTGTTATCGCCGCTGGCAGTGAGGATGTGGCGACCATCCGGGCTAAATATTGCACTGATCACGACAGACTCATGCCCCCGGAAGACACTCAGGAGATTGCCCGATTTATCCCACAGGCGGGCTTTATCGTCACTAACGGTGAGGATTTGGCGGCTATCTGGGCTAAATACTGCATTATTGACTGTATTTTCATGCCCTCGGAACACAGCCAGTTGAGTGTTGTTCCCAGGCAGACTTTCCAAGAAGGTTTCCAGGGTAGCCATTTGCTCAGCGTGTTGGGAAGCGATCGCGGCTGATACGTCCCACAAGCGGGCGATCTTATCCTTTTCGAGGGTAAGGATTTGGCGACCATTGGGGCTAAGAACTATACTTATAACTCTCTCCTTATGCCCTAAGAACATACTCAAGTGATTGCCCGTTTTATCCCAAAGGCGGACGCTTATATGAGCAGTGGTAAAGATTTGGCGACCATCCGGGCTAAATACTGCTGCTCCATCTGATTCAACAAATTGTGCTAGGAGATTACCTGATGTATCCCATAAGCGAGCAGGTTCAGACCCTGCGGCGGTGAGGATCTGGCGACCATCCGGGCTAAATACTGCACTACTGAGAAAATCATGATGTGCCAAGAACTTTGTTAGGAGATTACCTGATGTATCCCAGAGGTGGACGATTTTATATGCAGCAGTAAGGATTTGACGACCATCCGGGCTAAATAATACACTGTTGACACCAAGCTCATGCCCCCCCAACACAGCCAGGAGATTACCCGATGTATCCCATAAGCGGGCGGTTTTATCATCACTAGCAGTGAGGATGTGGCGACCATCTGGGCTAAATATTGCTTTCCAGACCCGCTCCTTATGCCCCCGAAACTCTACCAAGAGATTACCAGAAATATCCCATAAGCGGGCGGTTTTATCATCACTAGCAGTGAGGATGTGGCGACCATCTGGGCTAAATATTGCTTTCCAGACCCGCTCCTTATGCCCCCGAAACTCTACCAAGAGATTACCAGAAATATCCCATAAGCGGGCAGTTTTATCATCACTAGCAGTGAGGATGTGGCGACCATCTGGGCTAAATATTGCTTTCCAGACCCGCTCCTTATGCCCCCGAAACTCTACCAAGAGATTACCAGAAATATCCCACAGGCGGGCAGTTTTATCATCACTAGCAGTGAGGATGTGGCGACCATCTGGGCTAAATATTGCACTTGAGATTCCTTCTTTATGCAGAAATAGGGCAATTTGCCCGCCAAATGCTTGCACGGGTTGCCGCGTTCCTGATGGGTTGGATTTTTCTATGTTCGGGGAATGAGATGGTGTAGGAGTCTTGGTTTGGGCGCTGATGGGGATGCTGTAGACACCAGCAAATACCGCACCCATCAGAAGTGCAAAACAGCGATGCCTTGTTCGAGAGTTATTTGCAAACATATAATCCCCACTCCTTAAAGACCCTTGAAAAATGCAAAAAATAAATTTTTCTAAATTGTTTTTATTTCAATTTTTTACCTATTACCATGATTAGAATTAAAATCATCCTCTCAGTACAGAATTTTTTCTTAACCATTGGGCTAAAGATTCTTGATTTTCTTCGTCAGTTGCCAACCGTTCCATTATCTGCACGACCTCCTTTTCAGGAACTTCTAGTAAATAGCCATTTATCAACAAAAAAGTTGCCATTACTGTAAAAGCTGTGCGTTTATTACCATCAATAAATGGATGGTTTTTCGCCAAACCATAACCATAAGCAGCAGCTAGATCAAATAAATCGGGTTCACCGTAAACTAATAAATGTTTTGGTCTAGCCAAACTCGCAACCAGTAAATTTTCATCTCTGATTCCCAAACTGCCACCATGCTGTTGAATTTGATCTTGTTGGATGAATCGCACAATTTCTTCAGAAATCCATAACGGTTCATTCACTAAGCTAATTCCCGTAACGCATTTTTATACTTCTCACTAATCACTTGATAAGCTGCCATTGCTTTATCAAATTCAGACGGTTCAATGGTTGAGGAATTATCCGGGTGAGTTTTCTGTGCTTCTTGTGTGAGATTCTGTAAAAATACCAGAGCTTCTGCTAACAGTTCATCAGGTAATTCTCTGGCTAACTTAACGATTTCTTGACGCATTTCTTGAGTCATAATATTTAAAAACAAAAACTACTATGAGACATTTCCAAAAATTAAAGGTGCCTTACCACCGATTCCTTGTAGAGAAGTTGTATACTCTACAATATTTTAGCGATGCCAATTTAACTCATCAAACGCAAAGGCGTTCCTTCTGTTACTGCTTTCTCAATCTTTGCTTGTGCAACTACCCCATTGCGAGACAAAACTTTCACTTGTCCTGTCCCCTTAATTGCAGTAAAAACTGTTCCCACATTTACCTTTCGCAAATCAACTCCTCCTAACCACAAATTGGCAGTATCTCCACTAACTCGCGTCACCACCGCCTGTGCAGTCGAATTAGGAGAATTAACAAAATACAAAGGTTGCTGCTGATAGTTAGTTCCCGGTTTCACTTCATAACGAGGCAACTGATTAAAATGTTTCGGTATTTCTGGGAGAATCTTCTGAAATACTTGTTCAATATTACTATCTGACTGCCAAAGATAATGAGTGAGTAAATAACTAAAAATTCCCGATATAAACCCATTAATATTTAATTCTCTTGCCAATTGATCGGGTGCAGTCGCAGCTACCACAACACCTTTAGCAACGCCTGTGCGATAGCTTCTGACAAATTCTTCAGGTGATAATTTTAATCGAGATAACCACTTTTGTTGGAAGGTTCTTTCATCAGGAGAAACTAACACTTTTTTGCCACCATCACGAGAACGTACCCGCGAATCTCTAGTAGCGCCACCGGAAAAACAACTATCTAAAACAACGGTAACATTTTCTGTTTTCAGGGCAGACATTAGCAAAAATAAAGTATGACCCATAATGTCTTTTACTGCTCCGCCTACTTCAGGATAACCAGGTGGTAAGGTACTATCAACTGGCACAAATGTTCCGTTGATTCCCTCTTGA contains:
- a CDS encoding caspase family protein, translating into MTRITRRHLLQSAGSALAALGINQLLFQQQAHRYGKALAQTTSRKLALLVGINQYSSQPLEGCLNDIDLQRNLLIHRFGFNPKDILVLTDTKATRQGILTAFEEHLIKQAKPGDVVVYHYSGHGSRIFDPNPIVVEPNQEGINGTFVPVDSTLPPGYPEVGGAVKDIMGHTLFLLMSALKTENVTVVLDSCFSGGATRDSRVRSRDGGKKVLVSPDERTFQQKWLSRLKLSPEEFVRSYRTGVAKGVVVAATAPDQLARELNINGFISGIFSYLLTHYLWQSDSNIEQVFQKILPEIPKHFNQLPRYEVKPGTNYQQQPLYFVNSPNSTAQAVVTRVSGDTANLWLGGVDLRKVNVGTVFTAIKGTGQVKVLSRNGVVAQAKIEKAVTEGTPLRLMS